A genomic stretch from Narcine bancroftii isolate sNarBan1 chromosome 9, sNarBan1.hap1, whole genome shotgun sequence includes:
- the nop16 gene encoding nucleolar protein 16 → MPKAKGKTRRKKFDYRVDRKKLKKKMARKETPRIQCAQIRNAWNDRKSVAQNLAEMGLASDPNCALPIKKIQKMEVTSAGGKQVVIKPYVIKELETEASLPKITKPTLSREFIGYVRHMIENHKDNYKAMARDDINYYQDTPDQIKKKINSFKRLYPSEYADLVETLQGKMDVS, encoded by the exons ATGCCGAAAGCAAAGGGTAAAACCAGGAGGAAGAAGTTCGACTACAGGGTGGATAGGaaaaagctgaagaagaagatggCGAGGAAAGAGACTCCCCGGATCCAGTG tgCACAGATAAGAAATGCATGGAATGACAGAAAATCAGTTGCTCAAAATCTAGCTGAAATGGGTTTGGCATCCGATCCAAACTGCGCACTTCCCATTAAGAAAATCCAG aaAATGGAAGTAACGTCAGCAGGTGGAAAGCAAGTTGTTATTAAGCCATATGTCATAAAGG AGCTAGAGACCGAGGCAAGCCTCCCCAAAATAACAAAGCCCACTCTTTCCAGAGAATTCATTGGCTATGTGCGGCATATGATTGAGAACCATAAAGATAATTACAAG GCAATGGCAAGAGATGACATAAACTATTACCAGGACACGCCTGATcagattaagaaaaaaattaactcATTCAAACGTTTATATCCAAGTGAATATGCTGATCTAGTTGAAACTTTACAGGGAAAAATGGATGTATCTTAA